The Opitutaceae bacterium genome contains a region encoding:
- a CDS encoding organic hydroperoxide resistance protein has translation MNVLYSTQATATGGGREGQSRTHDGVLSVTLSTPRELGGSGGPGTNPEQLFATGYSACFLGALRFVAGKAGARLPAETSVSAKVGIGSRDDGQGFGLDVELTVSAPGFDQAELGTLVEKAHVVCPYSHATRNNIPVKTRLA, from the coding sequence ATGAATGTACTCTACTCCACCCAAGCGACCGCCACAGGCGGGGGCCGTGAAGGCCAATCGCGCACGCATGATGGCGTGCTTTCCGTCACTCTTTCCACCCCACGCGAACTCGGCGGTTCAGGCGGGCCCGGCACGAACCCAGAACAGCTTTTCGCGACGGGGTATTCCGCCTGCTTTCTCGGGGCTCTTCGCTTCGTCGCAGGCAAGGCCGGGGCGCGATTACCCGCCGAGACATCAGTTTCTGCAAAAGTGGGGATCGGCAGTCGGGATGATGGACAGGGATTTGGCCTCGATGTCGAATTGACGGTGTCGGCTCCTGGTTTCGATCAGGCCGAGCTTGGCACATTGGTGGAGAAGGCTCATGTCGTGTGCCCCTATTCCCACGCGACGCGCAATAATATCCCGGTGAAGACGCGTCTTGCCTGA
- a CDS encoding DUF2243 domain-containing protein, with translation MLFSPAEHLERFKRPSLFRAGCIIGIGMGGFFDGILFHQILGWHHLICRTEFCAPADLDMLLAQNTEDGWFHLAMWLTTAIGIGMLLRAAKLGPTPFRPRALAGGALFGWGVFNFVEGLVNHQLLAIHHVRPGDSNWVWWDLAFLAWGAVMMVLGWRGARS, from the coding sequence ATGCTTTTCTCCCCGGCTGAACACCTCGAGCGTTTCAAACGTCCCTCTCTCTTCCGGGCCGGGTGCATCATTGGAATCGGCATGGGAGGGTTCTTCGACGGGATCCTCTTCCACCAGATCCTCGGCTGGCACCATCTCATCTGCCGGACGGAGTTCTGCGCACCGGCAGATCTGGACATGCTCCTCGCGCAGAATACGGAGGATGGCTGGTTCCACCTGGCGATGTGGCTTACCACTGCCATCGGCATCGGGATGCTTCTGCGTGCAGCGAAGCTGGGGCCGACGCCCTTTCGGCCTCGCGCGCTCGCAGGCGGGGCCCTCTTCGGTTGGGGCGTCTTTAACTTCGTTGAAGGCCTGGTGAACCATCAGCTTCTCGCAATCCATCACGTCCGCCCCGGAGATTCCAACTGGGTGTGGTGGGACCTCGCCTTTCTCGCCTGGGGAGCCGTGATGATGGTGCTCGGATGGAGAGGGGCCCGTTCCTGA
- a CDS encoding bacteriohemerythrin gives MLQWSSQYETGVTLVDTQHKVLFEHINRLEEMTKRAEIPAQELHRLLSFLETYVASHFKFEEQCMHRYHCPSHEANARAHQQFLQAFALLKDEYARVGATHAFVGKLFNAARDWIHSHILKVDMSLKSASRVVG, from the coding sequence ATGCTGCAATGGAGTTCCCAATACGAGACAGGCGTCACGCTAGTGGATACCCAGCACAAAGTGCTGTTTGAACATATCAACCGGCTTGAGGAGATGACGAAGAGAGCCGAAATTCCGGCCCAGGAGCTTCATCGGCTGCTCTCGTTCCTCGAGACCTATGTGGCAAGCCACTTCAAGTTTGAGGAGCAATGCATGCACCGCTACCATTGCCCCAGCCACGAGGCCAACGCCCGAGCTCACCAGCAATTTCTCCAGGCATTCGCGCTTTTGAAGGACGAGTACGCACGAGTCGGAGCCACGCACGCCTTTGTGGGGAAACTGTTCAATGCGGCCCGGGACTGGATTCATTCCCATATCCTGAAGGTCGACATGAGCCTGAAGTCGGCCTCGCGAGTTGTGGGCTGA
- a CDS encoding DUF5060 domain-containing protein, producing MPRLPSLALVLLLFVCPALALELKPVGKPAVGQRTEVVISDVPEAGNPFDPDQIRVDVEIRTPDGRSWTQPAFWHQDFTRSLVAGKEQLEAQGKPHWRARFWPKEAGPHKLTVRIQKANTNAGEAAAEIVVASGNPGPGYVRRSKQHLADLETEDGKLLRLIGPNICWPEGQGTYDFDRWFKLLRENGGNYARLWSCPWWLGFEHAPGRLNRYPLDEAWRLDHLFTEAEAMGLYLLISLDHHGMYQVNNQNWGGTNNWWTRNPYSKEAGGPCDGPNEFFTHPEARKLYQKRLRYLIARYGYSPQLVSWQFFNEIDNTFIQQVKHDDSLAWHAEMGRWLDANDPMRHLVSTSMTGGSDQPAFYSLPELDFTVYHSYQDPAPARKLAALAEDFVARYQKPMLVGEFGVDVPRLNLAIDPYLRGFRQILWGTAMGGSAGPGHSWWWEDMEKEGIYPLYGVFTQVMTRAGWLTGDWRPARIEQNLEAPASVDAAAADAAAFSMEIALNPGRRLVIRGSAAIPTAFAAERASEYLPRLIYGTRNPSLPSKVTVAFAAGPQAKVTVRVNSVASDNVFVARVGGREVLRETFVDQDKKTLVNGEISKDFSFPVPEGVQTIELENIGYDWTALDSLRIENARETRFAGGWKYALEACALRSEGRGVVYVVAPSAVYPAGALRYRLPKVERESVTLVDWPAGDFTVTWFDPETGAELANSQASSQEGKLRLAVPAFSVDAVAVLAPLLPTSSGVALSKPQ from the coding sequence ATGCCCCGACTCCCCTCCCTTGCCCTGGTCCTCCTCCTATTTGTCTGTCCAGCCCTGGCCCTGGAGCTGAAGCCGGTGGGCAAGCCGGCCGTGGGCCAGCGGACAGAGGTGGTGATAAGCGATGTGCCGGAAGCAGGAAATCCGTTCGACCCGGATCAGATTCGCGTGGATGTGGAGATCCGCACGCCGGACGGCAGAAGCTGGACGCAGCCCGCCTTCTGGCACCAGGACTTCACGCGATCCCTGGTCGCAGGCAAGGAGCAGCTTGAGGCGCAGGGCAAGCCGCACTGGCGCGCACGTTTCTGGCCAAAGGAGGCCGGTCCCCACAAGCTCACGGTTCGTATTCAGAAAGCGAATACAAATGCCGGGGAGGCGGCCGCAGAGATCGTCGTCGCGTCGGGAAATCCCGGCCCCGGTTATGTACGGCGCTCGAAGCAGCACCTGGCTGATCTTGAAACCGAGGACGGAAAGCTCCTGCGGCTCATTGGCCCCAACATATGCTGGCCGGAAGGGCAGGGTACGTACGACTTCGACCGTTGGTTCAAGCTGCTGCGGGAGAACGGCGGCAACTATGCCCGGCTGTGGTCGTGCCCGTGGTGGCTCGGCTTCGAGCACGCCCCGGGGCGGCTCAATCGCTACCCTCTGGATGAAGCCTGGCGTCTGGACCACCTCTTCACCGAGGCCGAAGCCATGGGCCTCTATCTTCTGATCAGCCTGGACCACCACGGCATGTACCAGGTGAACAACCAGAACTGGGGCGGCACCAACAACTGGTGGACGCGCAATCCCTACAGCAAGGAAGCGGGCGGGCCCTGCGATGGACCGAACGAGTTCTTCACGCACCCCGAAGCCCGCAAGCTCTATCAGAAGCGCCTCCGGTACCTCATCGCACGGTACGGCTATAGCCCGCAGTTGGTTTCGTGGCAGTTCTTCAATGAGATCGACAACACCTTTATCCAGCAGGTGAAGCACGACGATTCACTCGCCTGGCACGCTGAGATGGGACGATGGTTGGATGCGAATGATCCCATGCGCCACCTGGTGTCGACGAGCATGACGGGAGGCTCAGACCAACCCGCCTTTTACTCCCTGCCCGAGCTGGACTTCACGGTCTACCATTCCTACCAGGACCCGGCGCCCGCCCGCAAACTGGCCGCCCTCGCCGAGGATTTCGTGGCCCGTTACCAAAAGCCGATGCTTGTCGGAGAATTCGGCGTGGATGTGCCGCGCCTGAACTTGGCGATCGATCCCTACCTGCGAGGCTTCCGCCAGATTCTGTGGGGAACGGCGATGGGTGGCTCGGCCGGACCCGGTCACTCCTGGTGGTGGGAAGATATGGAGAAGGAAGGCATTTACCCGCTGTACGGTGTATTCACCCAAGTAATGACCCGCGCTGGCTGGCTGACGGGCGATTGGCGCCCCGCCCGCATCGAGCAAAACCTCGAGGCTCCGGCATCCGTCGACGCTGCAGCCGCAGACGCCGCCGCGTTCTCAATGGAGATCGCACTGAACCCGGGACGGCGGCTTGTAATTCGCGGATCCGCTGCGATTCCCACGGCGTTCGCCGCCGAGCGTGCCTCCGAATACCTGCCGCGTCTCATTTATGGCACACGCAATCCCAGCCTCCCTTCGAAGGTGACAGTCGCCTTCGCCGCTGGTCCTCAGGCAAAGGTCACGGTGCGCGTGAACTCCGTCGCCTCCGACAATGTGTTCGTCGCGCGCGTGGGCGGACGGGAAGTGTTGCGCGAAACCTTCGTCGACCAGGACAAGAAGACGTTGGTGAATGGCGAGATCAGCAAAGACTTTTCCTTCCCAGTGCCCGAAGGTGTTCAAACCATCGAACTCGAGAACATTGGCTACGACTGGACTGCCCTGGATTCATTGCGAATTGAAAATGCCCGGGAGACGCGCTTTGCGGGCGGATGGAAGTATGCCCTCGAGGCATGCGCCCTGCGGTCTGAAGGTCGCGGTGTGGTGTATGTGGTCGCGCCCAGTGCGGTGTATCCGGCCGGCGCGCTGCGCTACCGACTCCCCAAGGTGGAACGTGAAAGTGTGACACTCGTCGACTGGCCCGCCGGCGACTTCACCGTCACCTGGTTTGATCCCGAGACAGGCGCTGAACTGGCCAATTCCCAAGCGTCCTCGCAGGAAGGAAAGCTGCGCCTGGCAGTGCCCGCGTTCTCGGTAGACGCAGTAGCGGTGCTCGCGCCCCTGCTCCCGACTTCGTCCGGTGTCGCTTTGTCAAAGCCTCAATGA
- a CDS encoding ABC transporter permease has product MTRLFRPSFEWQSRAVLMRHVRVHLRNWHTAALPPVFEPLVMLLAFGVGLGGQINALHWRGEPIDYMTFLAPGILAYTAFMTAFFQSLFSAYMRMHYQKSWEGQLTTQVRLEHVVWGEMLWAATLATAYAVIVCLVLLGFGAFGALDLQWQWLPVAIPLLFHAAVGFAAVGLYFTAILPSMDHMGLPFFLLILPVGFTSNTYFPLPEHPVFDWVVAVNPLYHLAEGVRNLLITGTPTLHLVASFGLCTVMVALLLPLDMRLLRKRVFGDG; this is encoded by the coding sequence ATGACACGTCTCTTCCGTCCTTCGTTTGAGTGGCAGAGCCGGGCCGTGCTAATGCGACATGTGCGCGTGCACCTAAGGAACTGGCACACGGCGGCGCTTCCCCCGGTATTCGAGCCGCTGGTGATGCTACTGGCTTTCGGCGTGGGACTCGGCGGCCAGATCAACGCACTCCACTGGCGCGGCGAACCCATCGACTACATGACCTTCCTCGCACCCGGCATTCTCGCCTACACGGCGTTCATGACGGCCTTTTTCCAGTCGCTCTTTTCCGCGTACATGCGGATGCATTACCAAAAATCCTGGGAAGGCCAGCTCACCACGCAGGTGCGGTTGGAGCATGTTGTCTGGGGCGAAATGCTTTGGGCAGCCACACTCGCCACGGCCTATGCGGTGATTGTCTGCTTGGTACTGCTTGGGTTTGGTGCGTTTGGTGCCCTCGATCTCCAGTGGCAATGGCTGCCAGTCGCGATACCGCTCCTTTTCCACGCGGCGGTCGGCTTTGCGGCTGTCGGACTCTACTTCACCGCGATCCTCCCGAGCATGGATCACATGGGCCTGCCGTTCTTTCTCCTGATTCTGCCGGTTGGCTTCACCAGTAATACCTACTTTCCGCTTCCCGAGCACCCGGTGTTCGACTGGGTGGTCGCGGTCAACCCCCTCTACCACCTGGCAGAGGGAGTCCGGAACCTGCTGATCACCGGCACCCCCACCCTGCACCTCGTTGCCTCCTTCGGGCTCTGCACAGTGATGGTGGCGCTGCTGTTGCCGTTGGACATGCGCCTCTTGCGCAAACGGGTCTTCGGTGACGGCTGA
- a CDS encoding ABC transporter ATP-binding protein — MQPGTNDLLLHVETLHKSLGGRKIVEGVSLDCRGGEVLGLLGPNGAGKTTTLRMCYGFLRPDAGSIRIAGHDMAHDGDRARRALGVCTQDNTFDGDFTVRGNLEQTARYYRPGIGENPSRRIDEVLEQFDLRQFADQKPDLLSGGYKRRLMIARSVLHRPKVVFLDEPTTGLDPQARMAVWELVSSLRAEGMAVVLTTHYMDEAERLSDRLVLLEAGSVRATGSPRDLLGDIVGDHVVVFSSTSDGASGVEAWARSQSLSLSRVLEEWHLALDSSGLSAFVAAHPRFKYEVRPPTLDDLFTALGKGGAR, encoded by the coding sequence ATGCAACCCGGGACGAATGACCTGCTCCTCCACGTAGAAACCCTTCACAAAAGCCTCGGTGGGCGCAAAATAGTCGAAGGAGTCAGCCTGGACTGCCGCGGCGGCGAGGTGCTCGGTCTTCTCGGCCCGAATGGAGCAGGCAAGACGACCACGTTGAGGATGTGCTACGGTTTTCTGAGACCTGACGCAGGCTCAATCCGAATCGCAGGCCATGACATGGCGCATGACGGTGATCGGGCCCGCAGAGCCCTGGGCGTCTGCACTCAGGACAACACCTTTGATGGAGATTTCACCGTGCGCGGCAACCTCGAGCAAACCGCGCGCTACTATCGCCCCGGGATAGGAGAAAACCCCTCGCGGCGAATCGACGAGGTGTTGGAGCAGTTCGACCTTCGCCAGTTTGCGGACCAAAAGCCCGACCTCCTATCCGGCGGCTACAAACGCCGCCTGATGATCGCACGCTCCGTGCTTCACCGTCCGAAGGTGGTCTTCCTCGATGAACCCACCACCGGGTTGGATCCCCAGGCGCGCATGGCCGTGTGGGAACTGGTGTCCAGCCTGCGCGCGGAAGGCATGGCGGTGGTGCTCACCACCCATTACATGGATGAAGCAGAACGGCTCTCGGACCGACTGGTGCTGCTCGAGGCCGGCTCGGTGCGCGCCACCGGGTCGCCCCGGGATCTATTGGGAGACATCGTCGGCGATCACGTGGTGGTGTTCTCGAGCACGAGCGATGGTGCGAGCGGAGTGGAGGCATGGGCCCGGTCGCAGAGCCTTTCCTTGTCGCGAGTTCTTGAGGAGTGGCATCTCGCCTTGGACTCCTCCGGACTATCCGCATTTGTCGCCGCGCATCCGCGCTTCAAGTACGAAGTGCGACCACCCACCCTCGATGACCTGTTCACCGCCCTGGGCAAAGGAGGTGCACGATGA
- a CDS encoding ATP-binding protein, translated as MRVRGEQREGRVRLYVCDDGIGIAPEHQARIFELFQQVRRDTGGSGIGLAVVRKAMQRMNGTVGVESRPGSGSTFWLELPAPAGLALPRVALDQ; from the coding sequence GTGCGGGTTCGGGGTGAGCAACGCGAAGGGCGGGTGCGCTTGTACGTTTGCGACGACGGTATTGGCATCGCGCCTGAGCACCAGGCACGGATCTTTGAGCTGTTTCAACAGGTGCGACGCGACACCGGGGGAAGCGGCATCGGGCTCGCCGTCGTGCGCAAAGCGATGCAGCGAATGAACGGTACCGTCGGCGTCGAGTCCCGGCCGGGAAGCGGAAGCACCTTTTGGCTTGAGCTGCCCGCACCGGCGGGGCTGGCACTTCCTCGCGTGGCGTTGGATCAGTAG
- a CDS encoding cupin domain-containing protein translates to MPTLIAPEDLSWRSSSLMQIPNADFLERTGSEKLAARLWRLPPGSASTLHRHVRQEEFYLVLEGTGRIRVGTTTYTVPRHGAIHVLPAELRQIFNDTPEHTLWLVVGGPEELEFMPGKEWDRSLLYPQDPTQLPTELKGKTWPPPSTA, encoded by the coding sequence ATGCCTACCCTCATCGCACCTGAGGACCTTTCCTGGCGTTCATCCAGTCTCATGCAGATCCCAAACGCCGACTTTTTGGAGCGCACCGGCTCCGAGAAGCTGGCTGCGCGCCTCTGGCGCCTCCCGCCGGGTTCGGCGAGCACATTGCACCGCCATGTCAGGCAGGAAGAGTTCTACCTCGTGCTGGAAGGGACAGGGCGTATCCGCGTAGGCACTACGACCTATACGGTTCCGCGTCACGGCGCGATCCATGTCCTTCCCGCCGAACTCCGACAGATCTTCAATGACACCCCGGAGCATACCCTATGGCTCGTGGTTGGAGGTCCTGAAGAGCTCGAATTCATGCCCGGCAAGGAGTGGGATCGATCGCTCCTGTACCCTCAGGACCCGACACAACTGCCGACCGAGCTCAAAGGTAAGACGTGGCCCCCGCCATCGACGGCCTAA
- a CDS encoding glycoside hydrolase family 15 protein, producing MALKIEDYGVIGDLRTAAIVGANGSIDWLCIPRFDSDACFAALLGTEDNGHWQISPVEETARVSRRYRQDTLILETTFETSTGVVRLIDFMPPNDAHHDLVRIVEGVSGTVALKFKLVIRFDYGLTVPWVEKIDGGLQAVAGPNSLVLRSEVAMQGRDLTTLADFTVEEGERKHFTLSWHHSHLRPPALIDPGEALIKTENFWQSWCNQCTYKGRWREIVMRSLITLKALAFAPTGGIVAAVTTSLPEQLGGVRNWDYRFCWLRDATFTLYALMEAGYRQEAIAWSDWLLRAVAGHPSQLQIMYGVAGERRLPEGELRHLEGYEGARPVRIGNAASEQFQLDVYGEILDAMHLKRRVGLKSSPRAWSLQRALANFVADHWHEPDEGIWEVRGPRRHFTHSKVMAWVAIDRAVKAVEEFGLEGDVERWRLVRQEIHDDVCAKGYHESAGAFTQSYDTDLLDASVLMIPLVGFLPPQDPRVRSTVDAIKNRLTEEGLVYRYDTRAIKQVDGLPPGEGAFLPCSFWLVDCLWLDGRVKEAEALFEKLIGLCNPLGLLSEEYDVGAKRLVGNFPQAFSHVALINTAQNLSGDFDPAKERAE from the coding sequence ATGGCCCTGAAGATTGAAGATTACGGTGTGATCGGCGACCTGCGGACTGCGGCGATCGTCGGCGCCAACGGGTCCATTGATTGGCTTTGCATTCCCCGCTTCGACTCCGATGCGTGCTTCGCTGCTCTGCTGGGAACTGAAGACAACGGTCACTGGCAGATTTCGCCCGTGGAGGAGACAGCGCGTGTCTCAAGGCGTTACCGCCAGGACACCTTGATTCTGGAAACCACATTCGAAACAAGCACGGGAGTCGTGCGATTGATCGACTTCATGCCGCCGAACGACGCCCACCACGACCTCGTGCGGATTGTGGAGGGCGTTTCGGGCACGGTCGCGCTCAAGTTCAAGCTCGTCATCCGTTTTGACTATGGGCTCACGGTGCCCTGGGTGGAGAAGATCGACGGCGGGCTCCAGGCGGTCGCGGGCCCCAACTCGTTGGTCCTGAGGAGCGAAGTCGCCATGCAGGGCCGCGACCTCACCACACTCGCCGATTTCACCGTCGAGGAAGGGGAACGCAAACACTTCACCCTGAGCTGGCATCACTCGCACCTAAGACCCCCCGCTCTGATTGATCCGGGCGAGGCGCTCATCAAGACAGAGAACTTCTGGCAAAGTTGGTGCAACCAATGCACCTACAAGGGACGCTGGCGCGAGATCGTCATGCGATCGCTTATCACGCTCAAGGCACTGGCCTTTGCACCGACTGGCGGAATCGTCGCGGCTGTCACGACCTCGCTACCGGAGCAACTGGGTGGCGTGCGGAACTGGGACTACCGCTTCTGCTGGCTCCGCGACGCCACGTTCACCCTGTATGCATTGATGGAGGCAGGTTATCGCCAGGAGGCGATTGCCTGGAGTGACTGGCTCTTGCGCGCCGTGGCCGGGCACCCTTCGCAGCTCCAGATCATGTATGGCGTGGCGGGGGAACGTCGCCTGCCTGAAGGGGAATTGCGCCACCTGGAGGGTTACGAAGGCGCGCGCCCGGTGAGAATTGGCAATGCAGCCTCCGAGCAGTTCCAGCTGGATGTTTATGGAGAAATCCTCGACGCCATGCACCTCAAGCGGCGCGTGGGCCTTAAGTCCTCGCCGCGTGCCTGGAGCCTTCAGCGCGCCCTTGCAAACTTCGTCGCCGATCACTGGCACGAGCCCGACGAAGGAATCTGGGAGGTGCGCGGGCCCCGACGCCATTTTACGCATTCAAAAGTGATGGCATGGGTGGCGATCGATCGCGCCGTGAAGGCAGTGGAGGAGTTCGGACTCGAAGGAGACGTGGAGCGCTGGCGACTTGTGCGGCAGGAGATTCATGACGACGTGTGTGCGAAAGGGTACCACGAGAGTGCAGGCGCCTTCACGCAGTCGTACGACACCGATCTGCTCGACGCCAGCGTGCTCATGATCCCACTCGTCGGGTTTCTGCCGCCCCAGGACCCGCGGGTGAGAAGCACGGTAGATGCGATCAAGAACCGCCTCACCGAAGAAGGCCTCGTCTACCGTTACGACACGCGCGCAATCAAGCAGGTGGATGGCTTGCCTCCCGGGGAGGGAGCATTCCTCCCCTGTTCCTTCTGGCTCGTGGATTGCCTGTGGCTCGATGGGCGTGTGAAGGAGGCCGAGGCACTCTTCGAGAAACTTATCGGTTTGTGCAATCCACTCGGACTTCTCAGCGAAGAGTACGATGTCGGCGCAAAGAGGCTCGTCGGCAATTTCCCACAGGCCTTCTCGCATGTTGCGCTGATCAACACGGCGCAGAATCTTTCGGGTGATTTTGATCCGGCGAAGGAGCGCGCAGAATAG
- a CDS encoding Gfo/Idh/MocA family oxidoreductase yields MNSRRSFLRDAGLLVAGLPLALRAASPTKNQRVGVCLVGLGSYSTNNLAPALELTEHCHLTGIVTGSPEKIPVWQAKYRVPDRNVYSYTTFSEMANNPAIDVAYIVLPTGLHAKYSILAAEAGKHVWCEKPMALTTRECQAMIDACRRNAVTLTIGYRMQHEPNTRRFMEWARTQPYGKLRTIRAEVGYRMTPNFKSWRWQRELSGSGPLYDLGVYSVNALRYAAQEEPIAIRATHTTQRKEQFRDIPEITEFTLEFPSGLVGHGKHTSAETVNLLRVDCERGWYQLSPFQTYGGISGETSDGKRFSDAVRNQQAKQMDNDALAILNGTDVLVPGNDGLRDIALLEAIERSVARGERVSLA; encoded by the coding sequence ATGAATTCCCGCCGTTCCTTTCTGAGGGATGCCGGCCTACTAGTGGCCGGTCTTCCGCTGGCGCTTCGTGCCGCGAGTCCAACGAAGAATCAACGCGTGGGTGTCTGCCTCGTCGGCCTTGGGTCCTACAGTACCAACAACCTCGCACCCGCGCTCGAGTTGACCGAACATTGCCACCTCACCGGAATCGTAACGGGCTCGCCGGAGAAGATTCCCGTGTGGCAGGCGAAGTATCGGGTTCCTGATCGGAATGTGTATTCGTACACCACCTTCTCCGAGATGGCGAACAACCCGGCGATCGATGTCGCCTACATCGTGCTCCCGACGGGATTGCACGCCAAGTACTCCATTCTTGCGGCGGAGGCGGGCAAGCACGTGTGGTGCGAAAAGCCGATGGCGCTCACCACCCGGGAGTGCCAGGCGATGATCGATGCCTGCAGGCGCAATGCCGTTACCCTGACCATCGGGTATCGGATGCAGCATGAACCGAACACGCGTCGATTCATGGAGTGGGCGCGGACCCAGCCATACGGCAAATTGCGCACCATTCGAGCGGAGGTTGGTTATCGCATGACGCCGAACTTCAAATCCTGGCGTTGGCAGCGCGAACTGAGCGGAAGCGGCCCGCTCTACGATCTCGGCGTTTACAGCGTCAACGCGCTGCGCTATGCCGCGCAAGAGGAGCCGATCGCGATCCGTGCGACGCATACTACGCAGCGCAAGGAGCAGTTTCGCGACATCCCCGAGATCACCGAGTTCACACTCGAGTTTCCCTCCGGCCTTGTCGGGCACGGCAAGCATACCTCGGCCGAGACCGTCAATCTGCTGCGTGTGGACTGCGAGCGCGGCTGGTACCAACTCAGTCCGTTCCAGACCTATGGCGGAATTTCGGGGGAGACCAGCGATGGGAAGAGGTTCAGCGATGCCGTCCGCAACCAGCAGGCGAAGCAGATGGACAATGACGCCCTCGCCATCCTTAACGGCACGGATGTCCTTGTGCCGGGCAACGACGGCCTTCGCGATATCGCCCTTCTCGAAGCAATAGAGCGGTCAGTGGCACGTGGCGAACGGGTGTCGTTGGCCTGA